In the Methylophilus sp. 5 genome, one interval contains:
- the pheS gene encoding phenylalanine--tRNA ligase subunit alpha, giving the protein MADLNHLIAEAAQDFAACHDVPALDNAKAKYLGKSGALTEALKGLGKLTAEERPAAGAAINVVKQAVEQALNDRRDAILAAAQAKQLASETIDVTLPARAQSAGGLHPVTLTLRRVEELFHSIGFSVADGPEIETDFYNFTALNIPDNHPARAMHDTFYIDSGNDSMEHVLRTHTSPVQVHYMENNTPPLKIIAPGRVYRVDSDATHSPMFHQVEGLWVDEQISFANLKGVVQDFLQKFFERDDLTVRFRPSFFPFTEPSAEMDMSWNGGWLEIGGCGMVHPEVLKHVNIDSDKYRGFAFGLGVERLAMLRYGVNDLRHFFNNDLRFLQQFIK; this is encoded by the coding sequence ATGGCTGATCTTAATCACTTAATCGCAGAAGCGGCACAAGACTTTGCGGCTTGTCATGATGTTCCTGCACTGGACAATGCCAAGGCCAAATATCTGGGCAAATCTGGTGCGCTGACCGAGGCCTTGAAAGGGCTGGGTAAATTGACGGCAGAGGAGCGCCCGGCGGCAGGGGCAGCGATTAATGTGGTCAAACAGGCAGTTGAGCAGGCATTAAATGACCGGCGTGACGCTATTTTGGCCGCAGCGCAGGCCAAACAATTGGCCAGTGAAACCATTGATGTGACTTTGCCAGCGCGTGCGCAATCAGCCGGTGGCTTGCACCCGGTGACATTGACTTTGCGCCGTGTAGAGGAGCTGTTTCACTCCATTGGTTTTAGTGTGGCTGACGGACCCGAAATCGAAACTGATTTTTATAATTTCACTGCGCTGAATATCCCGGACAATCATCCGGCGCGTGCCATGCATGATACTTTTTACATTGATAGCGGCAATGACAGCATGGAGCACGTATTGCGCACGCATACGTCACCGGTGCAAGTGCATTACATGGAAAACAATACGCCGCCACTTAAGATTATTGCGCCAGGCCGCGTTTATCGTGTGGACTCCGATGCGACGCACTCGCCGATGTTTCATCAGGTGGAAGGCTTGTGGGTTGATGAGCAAATCAGCTTTGCCAACCTCAAAGGCGTGGTGCAGGACTTTTTGCAAAAGTTTTTTGAGCGTGACGATTTAACCGTGCGTTTCCGTCCGTCTTTCTTTCCGTTTACCGAGCCTTCGGCCGAAATGGACATGAGCTGGAACGGTGGCTGGCTGGAGATTGGCGGCTGTGGCATGGTGCATCCAGAGGTGCTTAAACACGTCAATATCGACAGCGACAAATACCGTGGCTTTGCCTTTGGCCTGGGCGTAGAGCGCTTGGCCATGTTGCGCTACGGCGTCAATGATTTGCGCCATTTCTTTAATAATGACCTGCGCTTTTTGCAGCAGTTTATTAAGTAA
- the pheT gene encoding phenylalanine--tRNA ligase subunit beta produces the protein MQFSEQWLRSMVNPSLDTAQLGHALTMAGLEVEALTPVAPAFSHVVVAEILEAAKHPDADRLQVCKVNVGAEVLQIVCGAANARAGLKIPCALVGAQLPENNGQPGIQIKQAKVRGVESFGMLCSAKELGIATEANGILELPADAPVGQDIREYLSLNDSTYTLKLTPNRADCLSILGIARDVVAMTGAPMTVPAITTAAVGSNLVKAVTLSAAEACPAYYGRVIAGVNAQAHTPDWMLRRLERSGIRSISALVDITNYVLLELGQPMHAFDHALLQGDVVVRFAKAGEKLALLNDTEVTLKADDLVIADSNGPVALAGVMGGKPTSVTDATQAIFLESAFFTPDVMAGKARRLGLSTDSSYRFERGVDFGNTLNALERATALVLEICGGQAGAVTAVAAQLPVRKQVGLRHSYVLSVLGIEVSLAQVGQLLTQLGFAYTEAGGVFQVSAPSFRFDIAREEDLIEEVARLHGYEHIPALTPVAPQGMLVAPEATRSKHWLRDVMVNHGYQEVVTYSFVDAQWERDLYGNSQPIALKNPIASNLSVMRSGLWGGLLDALDYNLKRQQTRAMLFELGSRYEKRAQGFVETLTLSGLVYGSVLPEQWSAEARAFDFYDAKAHVEGLFAQPVRFAVESHPALHPGQSARIYLGDQAIGWLGKLHPQWQQQYGLTSACYLFELDADAVLATQVAAYTEVSKFLPVRRDLAMVVDQNVSAQAMIDAIISEQIPQLQTVKLFDVYHGKGVPENKKSLAFLVLMQDTCKTMVDEEVDTIVAKILNNWSSKFAASLR, from the coding sequence ATGCAGTTCTCCGAACAATGGTTACGTTCCATGGTGAATCCATCACTGGATACCGCGCAACTTGGTCACGCATTGACCATGGCCGGTTTAGAGGTGGAGGCGTTAACCCCGGTGGCACCTGCGTTTAGTCACGTAGTCGTGGCCGAGATTCTTGAGGCGGCTAAACACCCTGACGCTGATCGCTTGCAAGTGTGTAAAGTGAACGTGGGCGCAGAGGTGTTACAGATTGTCTGTGGCGCCGCCAATGCGCGCGCAGGTTTAAAAATACCGTGTGCGCTGGTTGGGGCCCAATTACCCGAAAATAATGGTCAGCCTGGTATCCAGATCAAGCAGGCCAAAGTACGTGGCGTAGAGTCTTTTGGCATGCTGTGCTCTGCCAAAGAGCTGGGCATTGCCACGGAGGCTAATGGCATTTTAGAACTGCCAGCCGATGCGCCAGTCGGCCAGGATATCCGTGAATATCTGTCATTGAATGACAGCACGTATACGTTAAAGCTGACCCCTAACCGTGCCGATTGTTTGAGTATTTTAGGCATTGCCCGCGATGTGGTCGCCATGACTGGCGCACCAATGACGGTGCCTGCCATTACAACGGCTGCTGTCGGCAGTAACCTTGTCAAAGCCGTCACCTTGAGTGCGGCAGAGGCATGCCCGGCGTATTATGGCCGCGTGATTGCTGGTGTCAATGCTCAGGCTCATACGCCTGATTGGATGCTGCGCCGTTTAGAGCGTAGCGGCATTCGAAGCATCAGTGCGTTGGTGGATATTACTAACTATGTGTTGCTTGAACTTGGCCAGCCGATGCATGCGTTTGACCATGCGCTGTTACAAGGTGATGTGGTAGTACGTTTTGCTAAGGCGGGTGAAAAACTTGCCTTGCTCAATGACACTGAGGTGACTTTGAAAGCCGATGATCTGGTGATTGCCGATAGCAATGGCCCGGTGGCCTTGGCGGGTGTCATGGGTGGCAAGCCGACCTCTGTCACTGACGCCACACAAGCCATCTTTTTAGAAAGCGCTTTTTTCACGCCAGATGTGATGGCAGGCAAAGCGCGCCGTTTGGGCTTGAGCACAGACTCATCGTACCGGTTTGAGCGCGGTGTGGATTTTGGCAACACTTTGAATGCATTAGAGCGTGCTACTGCCTTGGTGCTCGAGATTTGTGGTGGTCAGGCAGGCGCCGTGACCGCTGTCGCTGCACAATTGCCAGTGCGTAAGCAGGTTGGCTTGCGCCACAGCTATGTGTTGTCAGTGCTGGGTATTGAGGTCAGTTTGGCGCAAGTGGGGCAGTTGCTGACGCAACTTGGATTTGCCTACACAGAAGCGGGTGGCGTGTTTCAGGTGAGCGCACCTAGCTTTCGCTTTGATATTGCACGCGAAGAAGACCTGATTGAAGAGGTTGCCCGTTTGCATGGCTATGAGCATATTCCTGCACTAACACCCGTTGCACCGCAAGGCATGCTGGTGGCGCCTGAGGCCACACGCAGCAAGCACTGGCTGCGCGATGTCATGGTCAATCATGGCTATCAAGAAGTAGTCACTTACAGTTTTGTCGACGCTCAATGGGAGCGTGATTTGTATGGCAACAGCCAGCCGATTGCGTTAAAAAACCCGATTGCCAGCAACCTGAGCGTGATGCGCTCCGGCTTGTGGGGTGGGCTGCTCGATGCGCTGGACTACAACCTGAAACGCCAGCAAACACGTGCCATGTTGTTTGAGCTGGGGTCACGCTATGAAAAGCGCGCGCAAGGCTTTGTCGAAACACTGACCTTGTCCGGCCTGGTGTATGGCAGCGTATTGCCTGAGCAATGGTCGGCTGAGGCGCGTGCATTTGACTTTTATGACGCTAAAGCCCACGTAGAGGGCCTGTTTGCACAGCCGGTACGCTTTGCCGTTGAGTCGCACCCTGCCTTACACCCAGGGCAATCTGCCCGCATTTACTTAGGTGACCAAGCCATTGGCTGGTTGGGTAAATTGCATCCGCAATGGCAGCAACAGTATGGCCTCACCAGTGCTTGTTATCTGTTTGAACTGGATGCAGATGCCGTGTTGGCCACTCAGGTGGCGGCCTATACCGAGGTCAGCAAATTCTTGCCGGTACGTCGCGATTTAGCCATGGTGGTCGACCAGAATGTCTCGGCACAGGCTATGATTGATGCCATTATTTCTGAGCAAATTCCGCAGTTACAAACGGTGAAATTGTTCGATGTTTATCATGGTAAAGGTGTGCCCGAAAACAAAAAAAGCCTTGCATTTCTTGTACTTATGCAAGATACT